Within the Mus caroli chromosome 10, CAROLI_EIJ_v1.1, whole genome shotgun sequence genome, the region tcctctccttttccctctcctatctagtgttgggGAGGGGGCGGATTGAAAGGGACAAAggaaagggatggggaagggtgGANNNNNNNNNNNNNNNNNNNNNNNNNNNNNNNNNNNNNNNNNNNNNNNNNNNNNNNNNNNNNNNNNNNNNNNNNNNNNNNNNNNNNNNNNNNNNNNNNNNNNNNNNNNNNNNNNNNNNNNNNNNNNNNNNNNNNNNNNNNNNNNNNNNNNNNNNNNNNNNNNNNNNNNNNNNNNNNNNNNNNNNNNNNNNNNNNNNNNNNNNNNNNNNNNNNNNNNNNNNNNNNNNNNNNNNNNNNNNNNNNNNNNNNNNNNNNNNNNNNNNNNNNNNNNNNNNNNNNNNNNNNNNNNNNNNNNNNNNNNNNNNNNNNNNNNNNNNNNNNNNNNNNNNNNNNNNNNNNNNNNNNNNNNNNNNNNNNNNNNNNNNNNNNNNNgaagaagaagaagaagaagaagaagaagaaggaggaggaggaggaggaggaggaggaggaggaggaggaggatgaggatgaggatgatgAGGAGGATGTGTTCTTTTATACAGTACATCTTGACTAGTTTCCCTTTCCTCCactcctccaagttcctccccacctccccccttCTCCAGATCAACTCCCACTTagctttccttcagaaaagagcagtctTCCAAGAGATAGCAACCAAACAGGACAGAACAAGGTACAACTAGACAAGGCAAAAGATCTCAGATTGAGGCttgacaaggcaacccaataggaggaagagtcccaagagtaggcaaaagagtcagagagacactCACTCCCACTATTAGGAGTTTCACAAAtccaccaagctaacagccataacatatatgcagagggcttGGTACAAACACCTGTAGGCCCTGTGCTTaccttttcagtttctgtgagcccatatgagccttgcttagttgattcagtgggacACATTTTCATGGtgtccatcccctctgactcttacctCTGTGAGATTACCTGTTGTCCTAGGGTTGGAACCCAATGGAGGCatccaatttagactctctctccacataatgtctggctgtagaTCTCTGCACCAGGTtccatctgctgccagaggaagcctctctgatgacaactggacaAGGTACCCATCTATGAGTCTAGGTCTCTGGCCTATCTTGTCTCTTGTTTCTAGCCATCCAGTGTAGGACACAGGCTCCCTGTTGTAGTGTGGTCCTCAAGTTAAACCCAACATAgattggtcactcccacaagttctgtcaCACCAGTGCTCCAGAAATTTTTTTGCAGTCAAGACAGACTGTAGGTCAAGagatttgtggctgggttggtgtcttggtttctctttcagtagcctgcagagtaccttctcCTGACAGAGACTAGAATGTCAGGGTGAAGGTTCCATGAAGGCACCAGTTTGACCTCTCCAGTGAGTTGTGTGGATGTTCTTAGCCTCAGTTTTGCAGAGAGTAGCTCTTTGTCCTAGTACCATCCTGGGTTGTTTAGGAATCTTCATGGGTTCCCCCTTGGTCAACAACTCAACTGAATACAACCTGCTGCCATCACTGAAGCCTTGCCTGTCAACAAAAGACGATCAATTCAGACTCTATATCCTCCATATCCCAGGAGTTCTCACTAGGGTCATCCTCATAGAGTCCAAGAAGTTTTGACTATGCTAGGTTTCCATGCCCCCATATGACCCCAGTTCCAGTTGTCTTTCCCTGCACTCTCTCCCTTCATTCCTCCCCCAACATGACCCTTCCTGCTCCTGTCCTCACCCACCACCAGCATACCcacaaaatttattctatttactTTTCCCAAAGAGATCCATGCATCCTGCTACGAGAGCCCTCCTTTTAACCTAACTTCTTTGGCTCTCTGAATTGCAActtgattatcatttatttaacatctaatatccacttataagtgagcacataacatttttgtccttttgagtctgggttacctcactcaggatgatttttttttctagttccaattATCtgactgcaaatttcatgatgccatttttttaaaaaaagcaggtGAGTAAtaatacattgtgtaaatgtaccaaattttctttatccattctttagttgagagatttctaggttgtttccatgctctggctattatgaatgaagctgctatgaacatggttgaacaagtcTTTGTGttatgatggagcatcttttggttagATGCCCAAAAAATAGTACAGCTTTGTCTTGAGTTAGATTGATCCCAATTTTCTGGTTTAGGAAATCAGTGGAACATTTTGTGTAATAAAATCTCATAATGTCAATATTTGTGTCATTATGTAATACATACAAACAGTTCGGTGCAATATAGAATATCTTATTTACATTAATCAAAAGATTTGAAATGTGTAGCAGCTAGGGTAGTATAAGGATAGGTCTTTGTATATTGTGGTGGCTTTGGATCTCATATGATGGAGCAAATATCAgtcttgaaattataaaattaataaataaaacaagaacaagatcCAATCTTAACATTTGAAGATATCAATGTGCTCCTTTTATTTCCTAATTCTTCTCTGCACTTGCAGAGCTTATTAATTAGATATCAGTAAGACTGTCAAAGACAAGACTATTGTAGGGCAGTTTAGTCCTGGGTTTAACTAATCCCAAATGAATTGAGAGTAAATTATCTCCTGGGCTTAGACTGAGTCCAAGCACTCATTAAGAAAATTGCTTGACCAAAGGGAAGCCAGGTTGGATGTTATCAGTTGATTGGTACACGTTTTTCTCTGTCTATattgtttggttttcaagaaaGATGAGTCATGGATCACCATGTCTTGAGCTTCTGCTCGAATCCTTCTTGTCTTTAGTTGAGTGTGTCAGGGATTTTTAAATCCAGAGAaggtaaaattatatttatgtttgtgcagcttttaattttatcttatccAGAGACCTTCAAAATGTTTCACTTTCTATTGTCTTAAAAAAGTACTAgttgcttcatttttcttaaagaattccAAGGATGAAAATAGTATGTTTATAGCATTCTAAATGTACCTTTTAGCATGACAGGCTTCAGTGCAGTCAACAGAGGCAAGAGCAAATGGCAAAACCATTTTCTGAAGAATATtacaaatatgtttatttttatgtttttaagtggCAGAGTTTAACTCATGGCTGACTACTGTAGGGTTTTATATCTGAGTGATATTACCATATATACCAAACAGCATGTTTCATATGTGTGAACAAATGCATCTCTATCCATCATTGAAAGGTTTAATTtactggaaaaagaaaggattttcaaattattaattaaatattttcattaattttacattttagtaaAAATTTAACTATTGTGTAAACCATGTAAcagttttctgttggttttgatGACATATTGATGGAAAAGATgtatattaaaaaagagaaaaaaacatggaCACTCAGAAGACTAAAGTAGAAAGGTAAACAATGTCCATTATCAGCTTTGGTAGTTATGACTTGCTCTACTGCACAACACAGAAACTAGTACAACGTTGATACCTCACACCACAGACTCTGTGTTGTCTGTTAAAAATCAGGAGAGAACAGGACTGACAGAAGTCATATTGCTTACAGTGTAGAGCTTTGTGGATTGAGAAAGTAAATTatatagataattttatttattctgataATTCTTTGAGAAGGATGGCACTATTAGACTTTGAGGTAAACAAAAATGTATGAGTTCCTTATGTTCTCAAGAAAGTTTAGATATCAAATCACAAATAAACTTAGttaaaaaaaggttaaaataatACGTGTCTCTGAATTCATAGAAAATAGCTATTGATTCCTGGCTCTGTTTAATTATTTTCCCTGGCCCATGTCTTAATTGTCACAaatcaaaatgtatttgtttttggttttgtatttttgcttgttttactgtttcgagacagagtctctttgtgtaagcctggctgtcctagaactagttcTATAGGCCAGACCAGCCTGGTACTTGTAGAGATTggcatctttctgcctcctgagtgctgggattaaacacttGTGGCACAATCAcccagttttatttgtttttataataaaagaaaatctagtCTCAATTTTTGTATTTGCAaacacttttatttccttagcCATTTAAGAACAACACATactggctgaagagatggctcatccattaaaggctaggctcataacaaacaaatataaaaacaacacaTATTAAGGTTGAAAATAACCATGACAGCATTTAGGTTTAGTAAATATGTTTGGGTTACTACCAATAAACTATAGaagttttaaaatagtattagaattgaaataaaatgttatatattcaGTTTAAAAAGCATATAACACGTGAAATCAGAAAACTTGTTTCATATTGAAAGTGAAGATACTATTAAAATATTGTTACACAAATCTATAGTTCAAAGGTACCCTACACATATAGAAATTATGACTGTATGTAGAATTTTCTGTATAATTGTTGAAGGGGCTTTATACATCCCCTTACAAATATTTTTCCACTTAACAAAATGATTTCTATTTAATAACAATTAGCAGATATTGTTTCACTTCACTGGATATTATAATATCAATATTTAAACTTTCATTCTCTTCAACTAAactttcatttgaatttttaatcaaTAGATTTTTGGACAATAAATCAGCATGAAAAACCACTCTGTGATCACCGAGTTTCTGCTCTTGGGCatatcagacacaccagaacttcagtttgtgatttttatctttttattcattgCTTACATATTAAGTGTCACTGGAAACCTAACCATCATCACTCTCACCTTGCTAGACTCTCAGTTAAAGACTCCTATGTATTTCTTCCTCCGGAATTTCTCCTTCTTAGAAATTATGTTCACTAGTGTTTCCATTCCCAGATTTCTGGCATCAATAATTACCCAAGACAAGACCATTTCCTATAATAATTGTTTTGCTCAGttatttttcttcatctctaTGGGAGTGTCTGAGTTCTTTCTTCTAACTGCCATGTCTTATGATCGCTATGTTGCCATCTGCAAGCCNCTGCACTACACCCTCATCATGAATCAGAAAGTCTGCACCCTTCTTGTCCTCACCTCATGGCTGGGAGGGTTTCTGACCATCTTTCCATTGCTCATGCTGTTTCTCAAGTTAGATTTTTGTGCTTCAAATGTCATTGATCATTTCTGCTGTGACTACTTCCCCATCTTACAGCTCTCCTGCTCAGATACATGGTTTTTAGAGACAATCggcttttattttgcatttattacTCTGCTGTTCACACTGGCTCTAGTGATCTTGTCATACATCTGCATCATCAACACCATTCTGAGGTTCCCATCTGCCAGTCAGAGGAAAAAGGCTTTCTCCACCTGTTCCTCTCACATGATTGTCATCTCCATCTCTTATGGCAGCTGCATTTTCATGTATGTCAAACCTTCTGCAAATGAAAGAGCATCACTGACCAAAGGGGTGGCTCTTCTCAATACTTCAATTGCTCCCATGCTGAACCCTTTTATTTACACCTTGAGAAATCAACAAGTAAAACAAGCCTTCAAGGATTTGATTAATAAACTAATGTTTAATAGAAACAAATGAATGCCATTGTGCCCCTTCAAAAATGGAGGAATCATTAGGGTGAAAACCCACTGCTCTAGAGAACCATGACAAATACACTTTGTATTTCCTATCTGTGGTCTTTATTTCAATTGAGGTTTTTGCTCTTAAGTAAGAAAGGTTTTAATATTTCTAATCAAGTGTTACATTCAGAACTAACCCAAAAGTTAATTCATACatcaatattttaagaaattgaagaatagCCTTATAAGTATGcatgatatgattatatataatatgtaattatgttatatattatacaatgCTTATCTTGTAGTAATATATAATagatttatatgtacatattttatacatgaatGTAAGTATAAATTGTATGAAATAGAtgttctaaattaaaaaaagcaGGAATCAAACTTTAATTATATTATGAGCACCTTGGTTTTAGCTtcttaaaaaagtattttatgtttatgggtattttatctgcttgtatatctgtgtacatttCTGTGTACTTATTGCAAGTATTgtacccacagaggctagaaaagggcattgggtctcctggaagtggagttactgATGACTGGAAGCCATTATGTTGGTGCTGTGAATTGCGCCAGTTTCCTCAGAAAGATCTGGAAGAACTTTTAACCTTAGAGCCCCCTCTCTAATCCCTGAACTTTCTTTGTGATTTGAAAGTAACcgtgttatgttttcttttaaaactgtgtgGGTATGATTTACTATTTACTCTGTGTTGAAACATTCCATCATTGAGGAGATAGGATCACTGTAAAATATCATGGAACATTTGATAGATATCCATATTCTGGAATAAGAACCTGTTTTCATTGTATTTCTGTGTGCAAACATCTGATGCTAATGGTAAAATTTGCTTACATTTGGTGTTATCTGCTTGTGttatattcacacatgtacatatgtgtgaatgtacatgcctgtgtgtatggaggccagagtacACTATTGGGGTCTCTGTCTACCCTCTTGCCTTGTTCCTTTGAGGCAGACTCTCTCAATGAACTTGCAGTTCAGCTAGGATTGCCATTAACAAGCCCAACTGATTCCACTTTTTTCTGTCACTTTCAGTTCTTGGGTTATAGGCAAGCATGGGGCTGTGCTCATACTTTATGTGGCTACTGATATCCAGACTCTGCTCTTTGTGAATGTAAagcaagcactcctaaccactgagcatctcccatGCCAAGTAAACTGcagatttattaaaataaattagtcCCTTGGGCTGGTGGCAGAGAAAAGATCATATATTAAGCATCTCATGCTACATGGAACATATGTAAAAACAtgccaaataattttaaatgccttctgtcttattttcttccttttaaaagttttgtttttttcatctcTTCAGCCAAATTAATACAATTACTTTCTATAAAATGGGAAGACTAAGATACAAAATCATTTAAGTCATAGTCATAAGCTTATACTATCTCTATTGTAGCCATTTTGGATGCTATAAAATTGTATGGAAATTGGAGGTAATATTTATCCATGCATTAAACATACAGAAGACAATAGAAGATTCTGATTTCAGCTGTGATTAATTAAGTAACAGcttaacttatttttttcatgtttttagatTTCACATGTGTTTACAATGAATTATATCTACCCCCAGCTTCTCCTTTTTAATTACCTCCTTCTAACCTTACCTCATTCtcccatgttttgtttgtttgttcataaGTCACTTAGTGATCCCCGTATGTTCACCGATGTGAGGCTGCCTTCTGGTGCATGGGGAACTTACCACTGTCTACATCCTcataaaacaatgaatttctctcttctaccaaaaataaaatgccaataGATCCTCAGTAAGGGTCAGGGTCTGCAGATCATCTACCTtctctgtgctggaattttgattggCTTTATCTTGTATAGACCTTGTGCAGGTCACCCCAGCTCCTGTAACCCCATGAGTGTCATATCCAGCAGATGGTATTCATAATATGTCTCCCATTTTCTGGTTCttacattcttattttattttattggatattttctctatttacattttaaatgttatcccctctccaggtctcccctcgAGAACTGccatatcccattccccctccccctgcctctatgagggtgctccttcacccacccacccacttacttCTTCAtgcttttccatctcttctttcttggtGTTCTGTGAGCCTTGCTAAATGGTGAAGAAAATAGATGACCATTTCTGACTGAGCACCCAGTCACCCTGTGCACTTTGGCCAGTTCTGCACCCCTCCACTGACTGTCACTACTTGCAAAAGAAGCCCTTCTGACAAAGACTGAGAAGACCTTAGTTCTATTGGTATAAACATTCACGTTTAGAATAGAGGTTCTCAAAGTGTGGGTCATTTGGGgatcaaatgatcctttcacaggggttacctaagaccactggaaagtacagaaatttacattatggttcataacagtggcaaaattacagttatgaagtaataaaaatattcttatgagTGCGAgccactgtattaaagggtcacagcattaggaaggttgagaaactaCTGATTTGGAAGGTATTTG harbors:
- the LOC110302912 gene encoding olfactory receptor 6C3-like, coding for MKNHSVITEFLLLGISDTPELQFVIFIFLFIAYILSVTGNLTIITLTLLDSQLKTPMYFFLRNFSFLEIMFTSVSIPRFLASIITQDKTISYNNCFAQLFFFISMGVSEFFLLTAMSYDRYVAICKPLHYTLIMNQKVCTLLVLTSWLGGFLTIFPLLMLFLKLDFCASNVIDHFCCDYFPILQLSCSDTWFLETIGFYFAFITLLFTLALVILSYICIINTILRFPSASQRKKAFSTCSSHMIVISISYGSCIFMYVKPSANERASLTKGVALLNTSIAPMLNPFIYTLRNQQVKQAFKDLINKLMFNRNK